CGTCGCGGTGGGGCCGGTCCGGGCCGCCGGTTGGCTCTTCGTGCTCTGTCTGCTCGCCGCCGTGGTCACCGGCACGTTGGCGGTGACCGGTGGGCGGAGTCCGCTGGGCATGCTGGTGGGCGCGTGGCTCCCGCCGGCCGCCGTGTTCCGGGCCCTGCCCTGGGCGAGCCGGAGCCGGCACCGACCGCACGGCGGCACCGGTCCGGGTGGGGTGGGGCGGGTACTGGTCAGTGCGGGCGTCACGGCGGTGCTGCTGCTCGTCTTCGGGCTGCTCTTCTCCTCCGCCGACGCGGTCTTCGCCGACCTGCTCGGAAACCTGCTGCCGGAGGTCTCCGTACCGGGGGTCATCGGTTGGGTCTTCCGGTTCCTGTTGGTGGGGGCGGCGCTGCTCGGTGCGGCGTACCTGCTGGCGGCGCCGCCCGACCTGACCGGCCTGCACGTCGGCGCGGCCCGGCCGGTACGCCGGCTGGAATGGGCGGTACCGCTGGGGTTGCTGGATGTGCTCTTCGCCGCCTTCGTCCTGGTCCAGCTGACCGTGCTCTTCGGCGGCGCCGGACACGTGTTGACCACCGCCGGGCTGAGCTACGCCGAGTACGCCCGGGGCGGGTTCTGGCAACTACTCGCCGTCTCCGCCCTCACCCTGCTGGTGCTGGCCGGCGCCGGTCGGTGGGCACCGCGCGCCACCCGCGCCGACCGGATCCTGTTCCGGGTCCTGCTCGGCACGCTCACCGGGCTGAGTCTGGTCGTCGTCGCCTCCGCGCTGTACCGGATGCAGGTCTACACCGACGCGTACGGGGCGACCCGGCTGCGGCTGTTCGTGGCGACCGTCGAGCTGGCCCTCGGGTTGATCTTCGTCTTCGTGGCGGTGGCGGTGCTGCGGATGCGCGCCGGCTGGCTGCCCTCGCTCGTCGTCGGTACCGCCGTCGTCGCCCTGCTCGGTCTGGCGGCGGTGGACCCGGACCGGTCGATCGCGGACCGCAACGTGGACCGGTACCTGCGGACCGGCTCGATCGATCTCGACTACCTGTCCCGGCTCTCTGCCGACGCCGTCGTCGCCCTGGACCGGTTGCCGGAGCCGCAACGCTCGTGCGCGCTGCGGTCCGTCGCCGACGCGGTACCCGCCGACGGCCTGTGGGCGGCGAACCTGGGACGGTCGCGGGCCCGCGACCGGTTGACCGACCGCCCGGTCCGGGCGGACGACCTGGCCTGCCCGCCCGACTGGTCCCGGTGACGGCCGGCCGCCGGTCGTCCGAAACCCGACGACCGGCGGCCCCACCGATCGCCTGCACACCCGACGGCCGGCGGGGTCGGCCAACCCCGACGAGCGGGCCTTGACAAACGGGGGCGGGCGGTGAGACTGCGTCAGTGGCCGCACCCATCCCCGCACCCCGGCGACCGGAACCGACCGGGCGGACCCGTGTCGTGCTCGCCGAGGTGGTGCGCAGCGACACCGCCGCCGACCGGACCCGGGCCGAGCTGACCGAGCAGACCCGGGTGGGCGAGGCGCTGGTCCGGGGCCTGGTCCGGGCCCAGCTCGCGCTGGCCGTCCGGATGTCGCTGGTGGTGGCGATCGGGCTGGGCGGGCTGCCGCTGCTCTTCGCGATCGCCCC
Above is a window of Micromonospora yangpuensis DNA encoding:
- a CDS encoding DUF4153 domain-containing protein; the protein is MTNPPDADPTPRPPLPSSTPQPALPSPTPQPPLPSPTPQPALPRQPLPPAMSRPPLASPASRPSFPAAPRPSLVQRRWPGPRRPARPVALGAVLAATAVCASVVPLDRPGLGWLVAALAAAAALTTVAATAHPAEPAAPADSPGGVGPVGSAGPPAPAGSAGAPTGPAGSAGDTGPAGSAGAPAGPAGPAASAAPTGPAGSATSAGPAGPAVRPDGTGVPGRIGRFGWAGATLALVAVGPVRAAGWLFVLCLLAAVVTGTLAVTGGRSPLGMLVGAWLPPAAVFRALPWASRSRHRPHGGTGPGGVGRVLVSAGVTAVLLLVFGLLFSSADAVFADLLGNLLPEVSVPGVIGWVFRFLLVGAALLGAAYLLAAPPDLTGLHVGAARPVRRLEWAVPLGLLDVLFAAFVLVQLTVLFGGAGHVLTTAGLSYAEYARGGFWQLLAVSALTLLVLAGAGRWAPRATRADRILFRVLLGTLTGLSLVVVASALYRMQVYTDAYGATRLRLFVATVELALGLIFVFVAVAVLRMRAGWLPSLVVGTAVVALLGLAAVDPDRSIADRNVDRYLRTGSIDLDYLSRLSADAVVALDRLPEPQRSCALRSVADAVPADGLWAANLGRSRARDRLTDRPVRADDLACPPDWSR